Proteins encoded in a region of the Pseudomonas syringae KCTC 12500 genome:
- a CDS encoding aldehyde dehydrogenase family protein, which produces MSTVKILELMRPYWGDRSVIASYVGGQFIEGHGAPVEVRNAHDDSLLLSFPDADESLVEVADKAARAAQQQWWALTAQARGRAMYQVGNLIRDELENLAQIESLTANKPIRDARVEVLKVAEMFEYYAGWADKLHGEIIPVPTTHLNYVTYEPLGTVLQITPWNAPIFTCGWQIAPAIAAGNAVILKPSELTPLSSLMVGVLIERAGVPKGLVNVIAGFGHSIGQAFIAKADIRKVVFVGSPATGRHIAVAAAQRCIPAVLELGGKSANIVFDDADLEVALRGAQAAIFSGAGQSCVSGSRLLVQESIFEKFTNALAVAATQFKVGDPSDPETQIGPINNAKQYNHVKNMVEQALKDGAKLVGEHADPIPEKPGYYINPTVLAGSNELYCAQEEIFGPVVVAIPFKDEEDAIRIANDSRFGLAGGVWTRDVGRAHRVARQVRAGTFWVNGYKTIHVSSPFGGYGESGYGRSSGLDALREYSEVKSVWVETAAKPAASFGYGASLE; this is translated from the coding sequence ATGAGCACTGTAAAAATCCTCGAACTGATGCGTCCTTACTGGGGCGATCGCAGTGTCATCGCCAGCTACGTCGGCGGCCAGTTCATCGAAGGTCACGGCGCGCCCGTCGAAGTGCGCAATGCCCATGACGACAGCCTGCTGCTGAGTTTTCCGGACGCCGACGAGTCGTTGGTCGAAGTGGCCGACAAGGCCGCCAGGGCTGCTCAACAACAATGGTGGGCACTGACCGCTCAGGCACGTGGCCGCGCCATGTATCAGGTGGGCAATCTGATTCGTGACGAGCTGGAAAACCTCGCGCAGATCGAATCCCTGACCGCCAACAAGCCGATCCGCGATGCCCGTGTCGAAGTACTCAAAGTGGCTGAGATGTTCGAGTATTACGCCGGCTGGGCGGACAAGCTGCACGGCGAGATCATCCCGGTGCCGACCACGCACCTGAACTACGTGACCTACGAACCGCTGGGCACGGTGTTGCAGATCACGCCCTGGAATGCGCCGATCTTCACCTGTGGCTGGCAGATCGCTCCGGCAATTGCAGCGGGCAACGCGGTCATTCTCAAGCCGTCGGAACTGACCCCACTCAGCTCGCTGATGGTCGGCGTGCTGATCGAACGTGCCGGCGTGCCGAAAGGGCTGGTCAACGTGATTGCCGGTTTCGGTCATTCCATCGGCCAGGCGTTCATTGCCAAGGCTGACATTCGCAAGGTGGTGTTCGTCGGTTCACCCGCCACTGGCCGGCATATCGCCGTGGCGGCAGCGCAGCGTTGCATTCCTGCGGTGCTGGAGCTGGGCGGCAAGTCGGCCAACATTGTGTTCGACGACGCCGACCTGGAAGTCGCCTTGCGCGGTGCCCAGGCTGCGATCTTTTCCGGAGCCGGGCAGAGCTGTGTTTCCGGTTCGCGCCTGCTGGTGCAGGAATCGATCTTCGAGAAGTTCACCAATGCCCTGGCAGTGGCAGCGACACAGTTCAAGGTCGGTGATCCGAGCGACCCTGAAACCCAGATCGGCCCGATCAACAACGCCAAGCAATACAACCACGTGAAAAACATGGTCGAGCAAGCGCTCAAAGACGGCGCGAAGCTGGTGGGCGAGCATGCTGATCCGATCCCGGAAAAGCCCGGTTACTACATCAACCCGACCGTTCTGGCAGGCTCAAACGAGCTCTATTGCGCGCAGGAAGAAATCTTCGGCCCGGTGGTGGTGGCGATTCCATTCAAGGACGAAGAGGATGCGATCCGCATCGCCAACGACAGCCGTTTCGGCCTGGCCGGTGGTGTCTGGACCCGCGATGTCGGCCGCGCTCACCGCGTTGCCAGACAAGTGCGTGCCGGGACCTTCTGGGTCAACGGTTACAAGACTATTCACGTCAGTTCGCCGTTCGGCGGCTATGGTGAGAGTGGTTATGGCCGGTCTTCCGGTCTGGATGCCCTGCGCGAGTACAGTGAAGTGAAAAGCGTCTGGGTCGAAACCGCCGCCAAGCCAGCCGCCAGCTTTGGCTACGGCGCGAGTCTGGAGTAA
- a CDS encoding NAD(P)-dependent oxidoreductase, whose protein sequence is MTLKAGVIGLGNMGGGMAATLAGKGFDVSGFDLSQAALAQAESKGVKPVADRTQLIQSVDILVLSLPKAEHVESVCLGAGGINEVGRKGLIVVDTTTSTPEMSRKVAAELAKNGIAFIDAPVSGGPKGAATGTMSMVIGAEDADLARAMPVLEGMSGTRVHVGQCGAGNVAKIANNMLAACHLISTAEAVAMAARAGVDPEKLLQGLNAGSGRSGATQVMFPTWVLNKAYDSGFTMGLMRKDVGLASDLADSLDMDLPLSRVVAQLWQASSETLADNEDFCAIVQRTDGKLYGHGE, encoded by the coding sequence ATGACTCTGAAAGCAGGTGTGATCGGATTGGGCAACATGGGCGGCGGCATGGCTGCCACCCTGGCGGGCAAGGGCTTTGATGTCAGCGGCTTCGACCTGTCGCAGGCCGCGCTGGCCCAGGCCGAAAGCAAGGGCGTCAAGCCGGTTGCCGACCGCACGCAACTGATTCAAAGCGTGGACATTCTGGTCCTCTCGCTGCCCAAGGCCGAGCACGTGGAATCGGTGTGCCTCGGCGCGGGTGGCATCAACGAGGTGGGGCGCAAGGGCCTTATCGTTGTCGATACCACGACGTCGACGCCGGAAATGAGCCGCAAGGTCGCCGCCGAACTGGCGAAAAACGGCATCGCATTCATCGACGCGCCGGTGTCTGGCGGCCCGAAAGGCGCTGCCACCGGCACCATGTCGATGGTGATCGGTGCCGAGGACGCTGACCTGGCGCGCGCCATGCCGGTCCTGGAAGGCATGAGCGGCACACGCGTGCACGTCGGGCAATGTGGCGCAGGCAACGTCGCCAAAATCGCCAACAACATGCTCGCCGCCTGTCACCTGATCAGCACTGCCGAAGCCGTGGCGATGGCCGCGCGCGCAGGGGTGGATCCGGAAAAACTTCTGCAGGGCCTGAATGCCGGTTCCGGGCGCAGTGGTGCCACGCAAGTCATGTTCCCGACCTGGGTACTCAACAAAGCGTATGACTCTGGTTTCACCATGGGCCTGATGCGCAAGGACGTCGGCCTGGCCAGCGATCTGGCGGACAGCCTGGACATGGACCTGCCGCTGTCGCGCGTTGTCGCCCAGTTGTGGCAGGCCAGCAGTGAAACCCTGGCGGACAACGAAGACTTCTGCGCCATCGTGCAACGCACCGATGGCAAACTTTACGGTCATGGAGAATAA
- a CDS encoding LysR family transcriptional regulator produces MSLVQDRRILYFFEAVRLGSVRAAADFLNVAPSAVSRQIAQLEQELGSPLLERHRRGVKPTEAGDKVLAYYRQRLTQQEVLLDSIQALKGLHSGSVTLVSGEGFLESLAQPLARFSELYPRIELIVNVCGSNEVIRQVVEDEAHIGLVFNPAADPKIRSHAHQRQPVCVITAPDHPLAEEPGPIQLRALEDYRVALPAVSYGIRQILLQAEHQLGITVQPTLTCSTFAMLKHFAMQGGVTLLPTFVVEEEIKAGRLRALPLQHEVFSSPQTHLISRLGRQLSVGANRLMGMLLQNMTAFRN; encoded by the coding sequence ATGAGCCTCGTTCAAGATCGACGCATCCTGTATTTTTTCGAAGCCGTACGATTGGGCAGCGTCCGGGCTGCCGCCGACTTCCTCAACGTTGCGCCTTCGGCGGTGAGCCGCCAGATCGCACAACTGGAACAGGAGCTGGGCTCTCCCCTGCTGGAGCGTCATCGACGCGGCGTCAAACCGACCGAGGCGGGCGACAAGGTGCTGGCCTACTACCGCCAGCGATTGACGCAGCAGGAGGTTTTGCTGGATTCGATTCAGGCCTTGAAAGGCTTGCACAGCGGCTCGGTGACACTGGTCTCCGGGGAGGGTTTTCTGGAAAGTCTCGCGCAGCCGCTGGCCCGGTTTTCCGAGCTGTACCCCAGGATCGAACTGATCGTGAACGTCTGTGGCAGCAACGAAGTGATTCGCCAGGTGGTCGAGGATGAAGCGCACATCGGTCTGGTCTTCAACCCGGCTGCCGACCCGAAAATCCGCTCGCATGCGCATCAGCGTCAACCGGTCTGTGTGATCACTGCGCCAGATCATCCGCTGGCCGAAGAACCTGGCCCGATACAGCTGCGGGCACTTGAAGACTACCGTGTTGCCCTGCCTGCCGTGTCTTACGGTATCCGCCAGATTCTGCTGCAAGCCGAGCATCAGTTGGGCATCACCGTGCAGCCGACGCTGACCTGCAGCACCTTCGCGATGCTCAAGCATTTCGCCATGCAGGGTGGCGTCACGCTGCTGCCGACCTTTGTCGTGGAGGAAGAAATAAAGGCCGGAAGATTGCGTGCCCTGCCCTTGCAGCATGAGGTGTTCAGCAGCCCGCAGACTCACCTGATCAGCCGATTGGGCCGTCAACTGAGCGTCGGCGCCAATCGCCTGATGGGCATGCTGTTGCAGAATATGACAGCATTCCGCAACTGA
- a CDS encoding zinc-dependent alcohol dehydrogenase, with amino-acid sequence MRALTYHGANSVKVDTVPDPVIEQADDIILRVTATAICGSDLHLYRGKIPTVEHGDIFGHEFMGVVEETGSAVTAVAKGDRVVIPFVIACGSCFFCNLDQFAACETTNTGRGAIINKKSIPPGAALFGFSHLYGGVPGGQAEYVRVPKANVGPFKVPGTLADEKVLFLSDILPTAWQAVLNAGIGQGSTVAIYGAGPVGLMSAACAKMLGAEKIFMVDHHPYRLAYAQKTYGVIPINFDEDDDPADTIIRQTAGMRGVDGVVDAVGFEAKGSTTETILATLKLEGSSGKALRQCIAAVRRGGVVSVPGVYAGFIHGFMFGDAFDKGLTFKMGQTHVHRFMPELLQHIEAGRLEPEAIITHRMSLEDAAKGYKLFDKKEEDCRKVILTPGNNTIVVPDDKTEALVGGGVPAM; translated from the coding sequence ATGAGAGCTTTGACTTACCACGGCGCGAACAGTGTGAAGGTCGATACAGTGCCGGACCCTGTGATCGAGCAAGCGGATGACATCATTCTGCGCGTCACGGCGACCGCTATCTGCGGTTCCGACCTGCACTTGTATCGCGGCAAAATCCCTACGGTTGAACACGGCGACATCTTCGGTCACGAGTTCATGGGCGTCGTGGAAGAAACCGGCTCGGCCGTCACGGCTGTGGCCAAAGGCGATCGCGTGGTGATCCCGTTTGTCATCGCCTGCGGCAGCTGCTTTTTCTGCAACCTCGACCAGTTCGCGGCCTGCGAAACCACCAACACCGGACGTGGCGCGATTATCAACAAAAAGTCGATTCCACCAGGGGCGGCGCTGTTCGGCTTCAGCCATCTGTATGGCGGCGTCCCGGGCGGCCAGGCTGAATACGTGCGAGTGCCCAAGGCCAACGTCGGTCCGTTCAAGGTGCCAGGCACGCTGGCTGACGAGAAGGTTCTGTTCCTTTCCGATATTCTTCCCACCGCCTGGCAGGCTGTACTCAACGCCGGGATTGGCCAGGGCTCGACGGTTGCCATTTACGGCGCTGGCCCGGTCGGCCTGATGAGCGCAGCGTGCGCAAAAATGCTCGGTGCCGAGAAGATCTTCATGGTCGATCACCATCCGTATCGTCTGGCTTATGCGCAGAAAACCTACGGCGTTATCCCGATCAACTTCGATGAAGACGATGACCCGGCCGACACGATCATTCGCCAGACCGCCGGCATGCGCGGTGTGGATGGGGTAGTGGACGCAGTGGGTTTCGAGGCCAAGGGCAGCACCACTGAAACCATTCTCGCCACGCTGAAACTGGAAGGCAGCAGCGGCAAGGCGTTGCGTCAGTGCATCGCGGCGGTACGCCGTGGTGGCGTGGTCAGTGTGCCAGGGGTTTATGCCGGGTTCATCCACGGCTTCATGTTCGGCGATGCGTTCGACAAGGGCCTGACCTTCAAAATGGGCCAGACCCACGTGCATCGCTTCATGCCTGAATTGCTGCAGCATATCGAGGCCGGCCGCCTGGAACCCGAAGCCATCATCACGCACCGGATGTCACTGGAAGATGCGGCGAAGGGCTACAAGCTGTTCGACAAGAAGGAAGAGGATTGCCGCAAGGTCATACTCACACCCGGCAACAACACCATTGTGGTGCCGGACGACAAGACCGAAGCCCTGGTCGGGGGTGGCGTGCCGGCTATGTAA
- a CDS encoding aspartate/glutamate racemase family protein codes for MRIQVINPNTSEAMTHKIGLAAQAVARPGTQIIACSPEDGPVSIEGHFDEAIATLGVLEEVRKGREQQVDAHIIACFGDPGLLAAREYASAPVIGIAEAAFHMASLISTRFAVVTTLTRTRIIAEHLLQRYGFSELCTSVRCINLPVLALEESGPELIECMAEQARRARDEEGAGAIVLGCGGMADLGRQLSEAIGLPVIDGVAAAVKLAESLVDLGLTTSKHGDLADPIGKPFIGRFAYLSR; via the coding sequence GTGCGTATTCAAGTAATCAACCCCAATACCAGCGAAGCCATGACCCACAAGATCGGCCTGGCCGCGCAAGCCGTGGCGCGCCCAGGCACGCAGATCATCGCCTGCAGTCCGGAGGATGGCCCGGTGTCCATCGAAGGCCATTTCGATGAGGCGATAGCGACGCTGGGCGTGCTCGAAGAAGTGCGCAAGGGGCGCGAGCAACAGGTCGACGCGCACATCATCGCCTGTTTCGGCGACCCTGGCCTGCTGGCGGCACGCGAGTACGCCAGCGCCCCGGTGATCGGCATCGCCGAAGCGGCCTTTCATATGGCCAGCCTGATTTCCACCCGTTTCGCCGTGGTCACCACGCTGACCCGCACGCGGATCATTGCCGAGCATCTGTTGCAGCGTTATGGCTTCAGTGAGTTGTGCACATCGGTGCGCTGTATCAATCTGCCAGTGCTGGCGCTGGAGGAAAGCGGGCCGGAGCTCATCGAATGCATGGCCGAACAGGCCCGGCGCGCCCGTGACGAAGAAGGGGCGGGAGCCATTGTGTTGGGTTGCGGCGGCATGGCGGATCTGGGCAGGCAGTTGAGCGAAGCGATCGGCCTGCCGGTCATCGACGGCGTGGCAGCGGCGGTGAAACTGGCCGAATCACTGGTGGATCTGGGCCTGACCACCAGCAAACACGGCGACCTAGCCGACCCGATCGGCAAACCGTTCATAGGCCGGTTCGCCTATCTGAGCCGGTGA